The segment CTGAACCAAACTGTCCTCGGGTGtagacataaaataaatgcacGATTCCTAGGACCTAAATAGTTGTGTTAGCTTTTtcaggaatataaaaatacatgttgcttattttttcttccgAGCTCTAAGAAGTTAAATCAGCCTTCAATATTCCTGCTTTCCTGGGGGCTGAAGATCCACTTCTTCATCACTTCGTCTTAGTGAATATTTGAAGTCCACTTCCCTGGTAAACTGTAGAAGGTTTGAGACATGTTGAAATTTTCCAGATATTTGCAGAGAATTAACCTGAACGTGTTCGAATTATGGGTTTGTAAACGCTCTGCAATGTCTTCCAGATTTCGGTGCTAGAGACAAACTGGCAGAGTGAGTGTCTGAGGACGGAATGCTACCTGATGCATGCCCAAGCTAACCTGACAGCCACtcgatctcatggttagtgaattACCCTTGTCACCTTGGTTTGGGAACGGTTACACAACACATGTGCTAGGCTAattgtgtgtgcgtatgtgtttgtgagacagagagagagagagagagagagagagagagagagagtttttaagtattttgtttgtttcttttgttttttgagaaagaaggagtgGGGGCatcggagaggcagagagagggagaatctcaagctgacagcacagagcccaacgcggggcttgaactcatgacactgagatcatgacctgagctgaaatcaagagtcagacacttaactgactgagccacccaggtgccctaattatgtgtactttgtatttattctatataatttcatttgagGGCTATAACTTCTTTTGCAGCGTAGGATAATTAGATTACGATAACAATGTTTTGGCATCCTTTAGTTTCAATTGCGCATTACCTACAAGCAAAATCCCTTTTCTGGGGAATAGGAGTAGAGCtagataaagcattttttttaaatttttttttcaacgtttttatttatttttggaacagagagagacagagcatgaacgggggaggggcagagagagagggagacacagaatcggaaacaggctccaggctctgagccatcagcccagagcctgacgcggggctcgaactcacggaccgcgagatcgtgacctggctgaagtcggacgcttaaccgactgcgccacccaggcgcccctagataaagCATTTTTAAGTGGGCAGTGAATTTCATCGTGTCCCCAACTCTTGTTTAACGGCATCCTTCATATTACTATTAAGAAACAGACCAGCTTATACTTGAATATGTACGAtaacaaattgttttcttttatttcaaaacatctGCCTTCCTAAAATAGTTTTATCTGAGTCAACTATGGTGAGTTTATCTACATTCTGTTACACTAAGAGAAGATTTGAACGCATGATAGTAACTTGTAGTTACGTATAAGACCTTCTATTCCTTTATGGACAGCATGATCCAAAAAGTACACATAATTTGGATTCaataataccaaaaaataaagtaatcGTTTGAGTACACTTTGTAGACAAACATGCTAATTGTAACATGCTAATAATGTAACAAACAAATTGTTGTTTACCTGATCATACTTGTCAAATCCATGTTATGTatcttcttctttatttccttagtttttctgCTGGTTGAATGTGTGTGCATGACAATCTGTGGTTCTAACCTAACCGCTCGGAGAGGAAAGACagtgagagaaaaatattttgaaccacACGTGTCTTGGGCTATTTCATATCACCTCATGTATTCCTCatcaaaattctgatttttgtaATGATATGTCAGTGGTAAAATGAGTGTGATGATGCTTAAAGAGATTAAAGAATTCACTCAAGGATTGCCCTGGTCAGTTTGAGATTCCAACTCTTTCTATGTTGCTACTGTTTCGGCCACTTGTTCAGTGGTTGCCCGAAGTCCTTTATTTATCCTTTGTGATTTCAGTTTTCCCATAAGAGGGTTCCTTAGTATCGCTATATTGTTTGATGATAGTAATTCTCCTCaactgattttttcccctctttgcttTCACCCCTGCTAACAGCATTGATCATACAGCATGGGCAGGGTTGCGAGCTATTATAGATTAAATTCCAATAATGATCTAGAAAACaagcaggcatttttttttagtttatttatttatttagagagtctgcacaagtagaggagggagagagagagagagggagggagagagagagagagagagagagagagagagaatctgaagcaagctccaggttcccagctgtcagcacagagcctgatgtggggctcgaactcacaaaccatgagatcacgacctgagctgaagtcagacacttaactgactgagccactcaggtgccccagaaaacaaGGAGGAATCTTGATGAGGAATGTGCATTTTTGTAAGGCTGAAGGCAAAGAATTTCAAATGTTTTAGAATCAGAGGATTCTAGAATACATATCTATCTTAAATATTCCCTATCTCTTTACTTACAGAAATACTTGAAAGACACATGGGGTATCTGTGAACCCATCatcttgcatatttttttctactccGATGAGGAATCAAAACAGTCTTTTCACTGCTGCCCTTCATGGCATCTCTCAGCACTCTGGCTTGGAACATAACCCCAGATTGAGGAAGAAACAGGATTTCTGTCTTTTAACATTCATAGTGTATTACTTTTCAAACCTGAGAAATTACTTAGATTCTCTCGATGTTTCTTCTATCTAGAATCAGAGATTTGAATCGGTCAAGTGGTTTCCACATGTATATTGCTCACAGTCTACTGACATAATGGTTGCCTGTAAATCAATTTGTTTTATATCAAGAAGTGTATCTGAAAATTAACATTCTTTCTACCTAGTATCAGAGGCAACAGGTAGAAGGTGGGCCAATGCCCCTCACACTCCTAAAACTTTTCAGTACTCCTTAGTGACTGCTAACTTCCGGACACTGTcacaataattattttactttgttatatCAATGGGGATGGAGAATCCTTGTTAGTGATTCTGAAAGCAAAGTAGGAACAAACCGAAAATTTATACTTTTAGGAATGCAGAATTTTGACTAGTAATTTAAAATAGAATGGATGTCTTACAGTACGGgccattttaaaaatgccataactGTCAACCATTGGCCATCTAAAATCTTCTCAAAGACTATGAATAACATAGATATTAAATTTGTGAgtccctatatatatataggaggagtagagagagagggacatgtagaatctgaagcaggctccaggctctgagttgtcagcacagagcccgatgcagggctcaaactcacgaactgtgagattatgacctgagccgaagccagacacataactgactgagccacccaggcgcgccaagagagacagaattttaagcaggctccacactcagcatggagcccgctgtggggtttgatcccatgaccctgggatcatgaccttagttgaaatcaagagttgggtgctcaacccactgagccatgcagatgatatgacagtatatatttttgaaattgtatttaactcataaaatataaaaatgataaatgaatagaTTTCCTGAGTATTTTTCACAATTCCAGTCATTAATTGACATCTTCCTTTTGCTGTATAGTTTTCAAacactctttgttttttaatgtaagagcAATTCCATTTGTTTAACATGACCCATTGACAATGTTTGGCCAAAAAACAATGTGTAGTATGCTTTACACAAATTAAACTCCAGGAGTTCAAACTGGATGTTTAAACAAATGTGAATCTCTTTGGGATTCATTTCCAGAAAATTAAGGAAGTGTActcagataattttaaaagaaggaaagtagaTTTTATCAGTAAGTTACAAGAATTGAGAAATacaggagtttttttgttttaggtcAATGCGACTAAATAATATAATTAGCAGTTCTTTATCTAAATATACAATCAATGGTATTAatgctttattttccaaatagcatttaaatatttaagacaacTGCTAGTAATATtgagtaaaatatataattattctcattattgtcattacaaaattatttcatgACACATTTATAAAAGACAGCATTAAAAAGTTAGCCTAATTCAAGAAATCAATTGTTATCAACTCCATTTATGTCagcatgtattttaataaattttgtattattgTGTTCATACAGTTAATTCTCACCTCCAATTATGTTCTCGTTCTTTCAGAAACAGAAGTCCTTGTGAAAGCATACACCAAActcaaatatatgaaaagccaGAGAAACATCTCAGAATTCATTCTTCTGGGACTTTCCTACGACCAGAACATACAAGTATTTTGCTTTGTCCTCTTCTTAGTCTGTTACATCGCCTTGTTGGCAGGAAACCTGCTGATCCTCGTCTCCGTTCGATGCAGCCCTCTTTTTCACCAACCCATGTACTATTTCCTCAGCCACTTATCCTTAATAGACATCTGCTATACCTCTACTGTTACACCCAAGTTAATTGCTGACCTGCTGGTGGAAAGAAAAACCATTTCCTATAGTAACTGCATGTTACAGGTGTTTACAATGCACTTCTTTGGAGGCACCGAGATCTTCGTTCTTACCGCCATGGCCTTTGATCGCTATGCTGCCATCTGCAAACCTCTCCACTACGTGATTGTCATGAACAGGACAAGATGCAATCTGCTAGTCGTAGCTGCCTGGGCTGGTGGGGCCGTCCAtgccttccctctcttttctacCGCGATTGGTTTGCCCTTCTGTGGTCCTAATGAAATTGATCACTACTTTTgtgatatttttcctttgctAAAAGTTGCCTGCACCGACACCTATGTCACTGGTATCCTTGTGATTGCCTTTTCAGGTCTGGTCGCCTTAGTTACCTTTATTGTCTTATTTGTTTCTTATGGTATTATCTTATTCACTTTAAGAAATCTCTCAGCTGAGGGAAGACGCAAAGCCCTCTCCACCTGTTGGTCTCATATCACTGTGGTCATCTTATTTTTTGGACCAGTAATCTTTATCTACCTTAGGCCACCTACTACTTTTCCTGAGGACAAAATATTTGCTCTATTTTACACGATCATTGCTCCTATGTTTAATCCCTTAATCTACACTCTGAGAAACTCAGAGATGAAAAACATGATGAGGAAAGTTTGGTGtcacacattattttcaaaggaaacacACAATTAATGTGAAGAAGCTTATTGGCTACGCAACTTTGAGAAACAAAAGGGGGAGGTGTGAATGAAAAAGGTGGGGACTATCTCATAGATTTTGTAAACCATCACTCTTGtgaatggaatgaatgaaagcaATGGGACTAAAGTTTAAAGTAATCACTAAGCAAATATTAATTCTTGCATGCCAAAATTAATTGGCAACTAAGTTAGTTTTGTGGTGTATATGTAGGGTAACCTACATGAAAAAAACAGTTGGGTCAAAGCAAATAAACCAGTGGTATATTGATTAGTGaattataatggaaaatattttaatgataattttattaaaacttcaGACGTAGAAGCCAGACCACACAATGACAGACATTCTTGGGTAGTTCAGAAGTTGAAATCCAAAAAAGAAGGTTATaatctaaaattaaatgaattaacttaAATTTCGTGTACAACATGCATATATACAGCCTCTAGTTGATGTAGAAATCAGTtgtgcaaacaaataaatatttagagtAGAATCTGCTTTTAAGTGGTTCCTGGGGGTCAGCTCTCCTCATGTCGCATTGAAATCAATAGTAATAAGTAGTGACGACAGAATGAAAGTCTAGAATTCAGAATGCTGAAACACACGTACTTGTATTCCACCTACTGGGCAGAGTTTAACAACATTTCCCATTAACTTCAGAAACTATATTTATTAAACTTTAAGTGTTGACTCACTGCTATTTGCCTAAAATTGGTAAGTACATGGTGGTCACTGGATCCACAACTTAAGACTTTTCCTACTGaaatgatagagagagagagagaatagcacaaagtaaatgaagaaacaaaatgcattttgGGTGCACACAGGTATTCATTGCAGGTTTATTCATAATCACTAGACATTGGGAGCAACAACGATATCCTTAAGTAGGTGAATAAATCAACTATTGGAAATATGgagaatggaatataattcagcacTAAAAACTGAGCTATTAAGATAAGAAGATATACGCAGGAAACATAAATGCATAtttcaaagtgaaagaagccaatgtaACGTGGCTATcttttgtatgatttcaactacAGGTCTTCCTTGACTTACAACGGGGTAATGTCCCAATAAACCCATCATctgttgaaaaaattttaagtcaaaaatgcataTAATACACCCAACCTACCAAACTTCATAGCTTGGCCTAGCCTACCTTAACTGTggtcagaacacttacattagcctacagtggGGGCAAAGTCATCAAATACAAGGcttatttataataaagtattgaatGTCTCATGTAACTtgttgaatactgtactgaaagcgGAAACCAGAATGATTGTACGGGCACAGAACGGTTACAGGTGTGTTTATGGTTGACCATCGCGATCGATTGGTTGACTGGGAGATGCAGTTCTCTGCCCCTGTCCAGCATCATGAGAAGATATCATAATTCACATCACTGGCCCAGGAAAAGATTCAAATTCAAAGttcaaagtacagtttctactgcaTGTGTATCACTTTCGCACCATGGGAAAGTTAGAAAAGTATAAGTCCAACCATTGTAAGTGGGGACCACCTAtacatgacattctgggaaaggcaaaactatggaaacggCAAAGAGATAAGTCAGTGGATGCCAAGCattagggaagggagaggggtaaATAGGTGGGCTACAAAGGATCTTTAGGGTagtgaaactgttctgtatgTTACCTCATTTGGATATTGTCATTATACGTGTCAAAAGCCACAGAATGTAAAACATCAAGGacgaactctaatgtaaactgaATTTGGGGGGGGATAATGACGTGTCGATGtaagttcatttacttataaCAAATGTAACACTTTGCAGGGAGAGATTCTCCCAGTAAGGGGGAGAATAGCGGCACTTTTATTAATTAAAAGTACCTTGTGGCACAATACCTAAACGAAGTCATCTTGTCACTAAATGAAGAAGAGTCTTCTGAAAAAGATTTTCTACTGCGACCAGATAAAGCTTTTCAACTTTAGTGTAAAGTCTTTTCCTCATGCTTAACAGTTTTACACTTAAGATTGCCTAAGAAACACAGCAATTATAACAGAGAAGGGACTGGATAGTGGAATTTTCGGAAAAGGAAGATAGTTACTGTACTGAAAGAGTTTTAGGTTAGGCAAGTTGATGCGGGAGCTACAATCGTTTTGGGAGAACTGTGCAAAGAAACATAAAGAGCAGGCAAAAGTGATGAGGGAGATAAAATTAGAGTTTTTATAGCAAAGAGAAATTGGGTGAATTGCTATCACAGAGGCTactaagggaagaaagaaaatattgcaaGATTTGAtgttatctcttaaaaaaaatcacaaaaacattTGTCAGTCGAAAGGTTGAAGGGGTATGTGCTTAAAATGACCAATttcaaggacacctgggtggctaggtcacttaagcatcagacccttgatttcggcacaggccatgagctcagtcatgatctcatggtcctgagattgagccctgcattgggctctgtgctgggtctggagactgcttaagattctctccctctccctctcccaacaaagcaaagcaaaaccaatttcattactagaagaaaaataattttcatgtttaGAGTAGGTAGATCATTCAAATGAGCAGTATCATGTAATCAGCAATCAGATTCAGTCACAAGTTACCAGTAGACCACACCACAAGTCTTCTTTGTACTTCTGTGAAATCCTCACCTTCTGAAAGTAATCACTATCTTCACCTATAAAGTTGACTAAAATTACCTACTTTTTGATTCTGTAGAGAAAGAGCAGTGCATACTGTGCTCCTGAGGGTCTCTTTTCTCATTATCAAGTTTGTGAGATTCGGTCTTCATGCTTTATCTATATTCTGGTAGTTTTCATTCCTTTATAGTTGCTCACTGCATGGACATTTGACAGCTGATCCATTCTCTTGTTGCTAGACATTGAGGCCATTTCTAATTTACGGATAGTATGAGTTGACCTGCTTTGAACATTTTGAAACATGTTTTGGTGACTCTCTATCATCTGCTGATACGTACTTTTTACAAAAGATGCACCTAACCCCTAGGCCatgaaaagattgaaaataaaagcatgaaaatgtTAGAGCAGtcaaaatgctgtt is part of the Felis catus isolate Fca126 chromosome D1, F.catus_Fca126_mat1.0, whole genome shotgun sequence genome and harbors:
- the LOC101093141 gene encoding olfactory receptor 4P4-like encodes the protein MKSQRNISEFILLGLSYDQNIQVFCFVLFLVCYIALLAGNLLILVSVRCSPLFHQPMYYFLSHLSLIDICYTSTVTPKLIADLLVERKTISYSNCMLQVFTMHFFGGTEIFVLTAMAFDRYAAICKPLHYVIVMNRTRCNLLVVAAWAGGAVHAFPLFSTAIGLPFCGPNEIDHYFCDIFPLLKVACTDTYVTGILVIAFSGLVALVTFIVLFVSYGIILFTLRNLSAEGRRKALSTCWSHITVVILFFGPVIFIYLRPPTTFPEDKIFALFYTIIAPMFNPLIYTLRNSEMKNMMRKVWCHTLFSKETHN